Proteins from one Faecalibacterium sp. I3-3-33 genomic window:
- a CDS encoding S1 RNA-binding domain-containing protein, whose translation MAIEVGNVFEGRVTGVKPFGAFVALPEGRVGMVHISEVSNEFVQDINTVLHDGDEVKVQVINIAPDGKIALSIKRLLPPAPRQPREGRPAGPRPGGFRNGQEGGRSGGRGAGRAPREGGRGPAREAAPRVWQPKAPARSDNLSFEDMMSRFKSQSEEKMADLDHETNNRRGGGYAPRSRRGR comes from the coding sequence TTGGCAATTGAGGTAGGGAACGTATTCGAAGGCCGCGTGACCGGTGTAAAGCCCTTTGGCGCATTTGTTGCGCTGCCGGAAGGGCGTGTCGGCATGGTCCACATTTCCGAGGTATCCAACGAGTTCGTGCAGGATATCAACACCGTGCTGCACGATGGCGACGAGGTTAAGGTGCAGGTCATCAACATTGCACCGGACGGCAAGATCGCGCTGTCCATCAAGCGGCTGCTGCCCCCGGCTCCGCGTCAGCCCCGGGAAGGCCGCCCCGCAGGCCCCCGTCCGGGCGGCTTCCGCAATGGGCAGGAGGGTGGACGCTCCGGCGGTCGCGGCGCAGGCCGTGCCCCCCGTGAGGGCGGCAGAGGCCCTGCCCGGGAGGCTGCACCCCGCGTGTGGCAGCCCAAGGCACCTGCCCGCTCCGACAACCTGAGCTTTGAGGACATGATGAGCCGCTTCAAGAGCCAGAGCGAGGAGAAAATGGCAGATCTTGATCACGAGACCAACAACCGCCGGGGCGGTGGCTACGCGCCCCGCAGCCGCCGTGGCCGCTGA
- a CDS encoding uridine kinase family protein has translation MITIWVPKRLVEVDLYNVAARSPQALAELSENSYARRVQYAAQKVRGSGAKIVMLTGPSASGKTTSAHCLAKALVQQGTPAQVVSLDNFFKGAAYYPKMPDGTLDYENLETLDLPLIKQCLHQLSETGKTELPIYDFATEQRSAAVEPIDLQGGVCIVEGIHALNPELTGLVPDDQIYRIYAGLREEYCIDGRRVINTQDIRLCRRTLRDAAARGRSPAKTLSMWDRVLDGETRYIKGFKATADFLLDTSFTYELGLISRLLGEVRRQFTLEDHNAELWDETARRFEQVDPLPLELLPADSMLCEFYGSRT, from the coding sequence ATGATCACGATCTGGGTACCGAAACGACTGGTTGAAGTAGACCTCTATAATGTAGCAGCCCGCAGCCCGCAGGCGCTGGCCGAGCTGAGCGAGAATAGCTACGCCCGGCGGGTGCAGTATGCTGCCCAGAAGGTGCGCGGCTCCGGAGCAAAGATCGTTATGCTGACCGGACCTTCCGCCAGCGGCAAGACCACCAGCGCCCACTGTCTGGCAAAGGCTCTGGTGCAGCAGGGCACCCCGGCACAGGTAGTCAGTCTGGACAACTTTTTTAAAGGCGCTGCCTACTACCCCAAAATGCCGGACGGCACACTGGACTATGAAAACCTTGAAACACTGGATCTGCCCCTCATCAAGCAGTGCCTGCACCAGCTCAGCGAGACCGGCAAGACCGAGCTGCCCATCTATGATTTTGCCACCGAGCAGCGCTCTGCCGCGGTGGAACCCATCGATCTGCAGGGCGGTGTGTGCATCGTGGAGGGTATCCATGCCCTCAACCCGGAGCTGACCGGCCTTGTGCCGGACGACCAGATCTACCGCATCTACGCCGGTCTGCGGGAGGAATACTGCATTGACGGCCGCCGGGTCATCAATACGCAGGATATCCGCCTGTGCCGCCGCACCCTGCGGGATGCCGCCGCCCGTGGCCGCAGCCCCGCCAAGACCCTTTCTATGTGGGACAGGGTGCTGGACGGTGAGACCCGCTATATCAAGGGATTCAAGGCCACCGCAGACTTCCTGCTGGACACCTCCTTTACCTACGAGCTGGGACTGATCTCCCGGCTACTGGGCGAGGTGCGCCGTCAGTTCACGCTGGAAGACCATAACGCAGAGCTGTGGGACGAGACTGCCCGCCGGTTTGAGCAGGTGGATCCGCTGCCGCTGGAACTGCTGCCCGCCGATAGTATGCTGTGCGAGTTTTATGGCAGCCGCACCTAA
- a CDS encoding RNA-binding S4 domain-containing protein, whose translation MRLDKYLKVSRLIKRRTVANEVADAGRILINGKVAKASQAVNAGDIIEVTFGNRPIKVRVLSDVEPRTKDVAREMYEVIAE comes from the coding sequence ATGCGTCTGGATAAATATCTCAAGGTCTCCCGCCTGATCAAGCGCCGCACCGTGGCAAACGAGGTGGCGGATGCAGGCCGCATCCTCATCAACGGCAAGGTGGCCAAGGCCAGTCAGGCCGTCAACGCCGGGGACATCATCGAGGTCACCTTCGGCAACCGTCCCATCAAGGTGCGGGTGCTCTCGGATGTGGAGCCCCGCACGAAAGACGTTGCCCGCGAGATGTACGAGGTGATCGCGGAATAA
- the mazG gene encoding nucleoside triphosphate pyrophosphohydrolase yields MERVLDWKPQPPYTAEQLLQVIRILRDPENGCPWDKVQTHASIRKNFLEETCEALEAIDADDAVLLREELGDVLMQVVFHAAMEEERGRFTFEDVCRNVCEKLVFRHPNIFASSAAENAGINGWDALKNKEKGRTTLADELATVPATLPALMRAQKLQKRAAGHGLGQQDAAAAQHQLEAAVQDFAKAEEAAKQEAAGQLLFAAVNAARLAGVDAEEALTFASKRFAQQCLEQEQRGTQVE; encoded by the coding sequence ATGGAACGTGTGCTGGACTGGAAACCACAGCCGCCCTATACGGCGGAGCAGCTGCTGCAGGTGATCCGCATCCTGCGGGACCCTGAAAACGGCTGCCCGTGGGATAAAGTGCAGACCCATGCTTCCATCCGCAAAAATTTTCTGGAAGAAACCTGCGAAGCGCTGGAAGCCATTGACGCAGACGACGCCGTTCTGCTCCGGGAGGAGCTGGGAGACGTGCTGATGCAGGTGGTGTTCCACGCCGCCATGGAGGAAGAGCGAGGACGCTTTACCTTTGAGGATGTGTGCCGCAATGTCTGCGAAAAGCTGGTGTTCCGGCACCCCAACATCTTTGCATCCTCCGCAGCGGAAAACGCTGGTATAAATGGCTGGGATGCGCTCAAAAATAAGGAAAAGGGACGCACCACCCTTGCCGACGAGCTGGCCACCGTGCCCGCTACGCTGCCCGCGCTCATGCGGGCGCAAAAGCTGCAAAAGCGTGCCGCCGGGCATGGCCTTGGGCAGCAGGATGCAGCCGCAGCGCAGCATCAGCTGGAAGCCGCCGTGCAGGACTTTGCCAAGGCAGAGGAAGCCGCAAAGCAGGAAGCCGCTGGCCAGCTGCTGTTTGCAGCGGTGAACGCCGCCCGGCTTGCGGGGGTGGATGCAGAAGAAGCACTGACCTTTGCGTCCAAGCGCTTTGCACAGCAGTGTCTGGAACAGGAACAACGCGGTACTCAGGTCGAATGA
- a CDS encoding THUMP domain-containing class I SAM-dependent RNA methyltransferase, with amino-acid sequence MPAKFELIAPCFFGCESTAKFELTRIGAENIRVEDGRLSFCGGAEMIAAANLNLRTVERVMLLLARYKATTFDELFDGVYSIPWEEFLPADAAFPVTGSSLNSQLTSIPACQSVIKKAVVKRLMKGHRTTVLPESGVEYKVRFMLRKNVCEIMLDTTGEGLHKRGYRRNAMEAPLRETLAATIADLGRVRRDSLVEDPFCGSGTLLIEAAQKAMNIAPGLKRRFAAERYSFVPAALWAEQRQKALAESKLDVGFEAFGYDIDPAAVAQANANAKLAGVENRCHFEVADVATFAAKPEAIVLTNPPYGERLGTIEGAAKLARTLGQQMEASPCAGLYAITADMDFELHYGKRANKRRKMYNGMIPCQLYMYYNAPKTEKMAKPMPKSGFDGKRTHFEKK; translated from the coding sequence ATGCCCGCAAAATTTGAACTGATCGCCCCCTGCTTTTTCGGGTGCGAATCCACCGCTAAATTTGAGCTGACCCGCATCGGCGCAGAGAACATCCGGGTGGAGGATGGCCGTCTGAGCTTCTGCGGCGGGGCAGAGATGATCGCCGCCGCAAACCTCAACCTGCGCACCGTGGAGCGCGTGATGCTGCTGCTGGCACGTTACAAGGCCACCACCTTCGACGAGCTGTTCGACGGCGTGTATTCCATCCCGTGGGAGGAGTTTCTGCCTGCGGACGCTGCTTTCCCGGTCACCGGCTCTTCCCTGAACAGCCAGCTGACCAGCATCCCCGCCTGCCAGAGCGTCATCAAAAAGGCAGTGGTCAAGCGCCTGATGAAGGGCCACCGCACCACCGTGCTGCCCGAGAGCGGCGTAGAGTACAAGGTGCGCTTTATGCTGCGCAAAAATGTGTGCGAGATCATGCTGGACACCACCGGCGAGGGTCTGCACAAGCGCGGTTACCGCCGCAACGCCATGGAAGCCCCCCTGCGTGAGACGCTGGCGGCTACAATCGCCGACCTTGGCCGTGTGCGCCGCGACAGTCTGGTGGAGGATCCCTTCTGCGGCAGTGGCACGCTGCTGATCGAAGCCGCACAGAAGGCCATGAACATCGCTCCGGGTCTGAAGCGCCGCTTTGCCGCCGAGCGTTACAGCTTTGTGCCCGCCGCCCTGTGGGCAGAGCAGCGCCAGAAGGCACTGGCAGAGTCCAAGCTGGACGTGGGCTTTGAAGCCTTCGGCTACGATATCGACCCCGCCGCCGTGGCACAGGCCAACGCCAACGCCAAGCTGGCGGGTGTGGAGAACCGCTGCCACTTTGAGGTGGCCGATGTTGCCACCTTTGCCGCAAAGCCGGAGGCCATCGTGCTGACGAACCCCCCGTACGGCGAGCGTTTGGGCACCATTGAGGGCGCTGCCAAGTTGGCGCGCACGCTGGGACAGCAGATGGAAGCCAGCCCCTGCGCCGGTCTGTACGCCATTACCGCCGATATGGACTTTGAACTGCACTACGGCAAGCGCGCCAACAAGCGCCGCAAGATGTACAACGGCATGATCCCCTGCCAGCTGTATATGTACTATAACGCCCCCAAGACCGAAAAGATGGCAAAGCCCATGCCCAAATCCGGCTTTGACGGCAAGCGCACCCATTTTGAAAAGAAGTAA
- the glmS gene encoding glutamine--fructose-6-phosphate transaminase (isomerizing), translated as MCGIVGYVGMRSAQQVLLDGLEKLEYRGYDSAGVALTQRDGIRVVKSKGRLSTLRSKLEELSLPQSSCGIGHTRWATHGEPSDVNSHPHSTPRVSIVHNGIIENYGALKERLIAKGYTFASETDTEVLVKLIDSCYHGEPLQALQAALAKVRGSYALAVLFKDYPDTIFAVKRESPLIVGWGEGENFVASDIPALLKYTRRYSVLEEGDMAVCTAQGIRFYNEFGEAVERAELTADWDMEAAEKGGYPHFMLKEINEQPAAITATVSPRVENGLPDLRIPELTDEKLRSIGTVHLVGCGTAMHAGMVGKTAIEALARVPAEVDIASEFRYRDPILKPEDLVIIISQSGETSDTLAALKLAKSRGVPVLAIVNVVGSSIARAADYVMYTYAGPEIAVASTKAYMVQLCVLYLFALRLAYARGQLTEEKTKYYTAQLLHAAEVIKPRLADCEQIKYLASRYVNTQSCFFIGRGFDYALSLEGSLKLKEISYVHSDAYAAGELKHGTISLITDGVPVIALATQKNVYEKTISNAKETRSRGARVLLFTTKDAEVPEGVATEVIRLDEYDDILMPLQLIVPLQLFAYYMAVLRGCDVDKPRNLAKSVTVE; from the coding sequence ATGTGTGGCATTGTAGGTTATGTTGGTATGCGCAGCGCCCAGCAGGTGCTGCTGGATGGTCTGGAGAAGCTGGAGTACCGCGGGTACGATTCTGCCGGTGTGGCGCTCACCCAGCGGGATGGGATCCGCGTGGTCAAAAGCAAGGGGCGGCTTTCCACCCTGCGCAGCAAGCTGGAAGAGCTGTCGCTGCCCCAGAGCAGCTGCGGCATCGGTCATACCCGCTGGGCGACCCACGGCGAACCCAGTGACGTGAACAGCCACCCGCACTCCACGCCCCGGGTCAGCATCGTGCACAACGGCATCATTGAAAACTACGGCGCTTTAAAGGAGCGCCTGATTGCTAAAGGCTACACCTTTGCCAGCGAGACCGACACCGAGGTGCTGGTAAAGCTCATCGACAGCTGCTATCATGGTGAGCCGTTGCAGGCATTGCAGGCTGCGCTTGCCAAGGTGCGGGGCAGCTACGCACTGGCAGTGCTGTTCAAGGACTACCCGGACACCATCTTTGCGGTCAAGCGGGAAAGCCCACTCATTGTGGGCTGGGGCGAGGGAGAAAATTTTGTGGCTTCGGATATCCCGGCACTGCTCAAGTACACCCGCCGGTACAGCGTGCTGGAAGAAGGGGACATGGCTGTGTGCACGGCACAGGGCATCCGCTTCTATAACGAGTTCGGCGAGGCAGTCGAGCGCGCAGAGCTGACCGCAGACTGGGACATGGAAGCCGCCGAAAAGGGCGGTTACCCCCACTTTATGCTCAAGGAGATCAACGAGCAGCCTGCTGCCATCACGGCAACGGTCAGCCCTCGGGTGGAGAACGGCCTGCCGGATCTGCGCATCCCGGAACTGACAGACGAAAAGCTGCGCAGCATCGGCACGGTGCATCTGGTGGGCTGCGGCACGGCCATGCACGCCGGCATGGTGGGCAAGACCGCCATCGAGGCACTGGCACGAGTGCCCGCAGAGGTGGATATCGCCAGCGAGTTCCGCTACCGCGACCCCATTCTGAAGCCGGAGGATCTGGTCATCATTATCAGCCAGTCCGGCGAGACCAGCGATACGCTGGCGGCTCTCAAGCTGGCTAAGAGCCGGGGCGTGCCGGTGCTTGCCATCGTGAACGTGGTGGGCAGCAGCATTGCCCGGGCAGCGGACTACGTCATGTACACCTACGCCGGGCCGGAGATCGCGGTAGCGTCTACCAAGGCCTATATGGTGCAGCTGTGCGTGCTGTACCTGTTTGCCCTGCGCTTGGCCTACGCGCGCGGGCAGCTGACCGAAGAAAAGACCAAGTACTACACCGCCCAGCTGCTCCACGCGGCAGAGGTCATCAAGCCCCGCCTTGCGGACTGCGAGCAGATCAAGTACCTTGCCAGCCGCTATGTGAACACCCAGAGCTGCTTTTTCATCGGGCGCGGGTTCGACTACGCCCTCTCGCTGGAGGGCAGCCTGAAGCTGAAGGAGATCAGTTATGTGCACTCGGATGCTTATGCGGCAGGCGAGCTGAAGCACGGCACTATCAGTCTGATCACAGACGGTGTGCCGGTGATTGCGCTGGCGACCCAGAAAAACGTCTACGAAAAGACCATCTCCAACGCCAAGGAGACACGCAGCCGCGGCGCGCGGGTGCTGCTGTTCACCACCAAGGATGCGGAGGTGCCGGAAGGCGTTGCCACCGAGGTGATCCGTTTGGACGAGTACGACGATATCCTGATGCCGTTACAGCTCATCGTGCCGCTGCAATTGTTTGCCTATTACATGGCTGTACTGCGCGGCTGCGACGTGGATAAGCCCCGCAACCTTGCCAAGAGTGTAACGGTGGAATAA
- a CDS encoding zinc ribbon domain-containing protein, whose protein sequence is MDFNKIKAMGLEYAEKGKNAAMDLAEKGKTQALLVNEQGKLLKAQRQLGALVYSLAKGKEENQPLVDKYIEMIDTIEQEITRLKATLTPAEASEVDYEAPVEEAEEAAPEEPAQSARKTCPQCGAPVSDDALFCNKCGAQL, encoded by the coding sequence ATGGATTTTAACAAGATCAAAGCAATGGGTCTGGAATATGCCGAAAAGGGCAAGAACGCTGCCATGGATCTGGCCGAAAAGGGCAAGACGCAGGCGCTGCTGGTCAACGAGCAGGGTAAGCTGCTCAAGGCACAGCGTCAGCTGGGTGCACTGGTGTACAGCCTTGCCAAGGGCAAGGAGGAAAACCAGCCGCTGGTGGATAAATACATCGAGATGATCGATACCATCGAGCAGGAGATCACCCGCCTGAAGGCTACCCTGACCCCTGCCGAGGCTTCTGAGGTGGACTACGAAGCCCCCGTGGAGGAGGCAGAAGAAGCTGCCCCGGAAGAGCCCGCTCAGTCTGCCCGCAAGACCTGCCCGCAGTGCGGCGCGCCCGTCTCGGACGATGCACTGTTCTGCAATAAGTGCGGCGCACAGCTGTAA
- a CDS encoding MBL fold metallo-hydrolase produces MQGFHIPAAPPLYTNTFLLISDAGHAVVIDPAAEVHSYDEILKQHNATLTTILCTHGHYDHVGSAAALKAEWNATLYCEKADLAGDRMYPLSAADCGYTEGEQIAVDELRFTAWHTPGHTPGSVVLLCGEHLFCGDTLFAGSIGRTDLEGGSSAQMADSLRKLAQLPIPRETQVLPGHGEFSTFGAELDNNYYIRSALRGGNDIF; encoded by the coding sequence ATGCAAGGCTTTCACATTCCTGCGGCACCGCCGCTGTATACCAACACCTTTCTGCTCATCTCCGATGCAGGCCATGCCGTGGTCATCGACCCGGCGGCAGAGGTGCACAGCTACGACGAAATTTTAAAGCAGCACAACGCCACCCTTACCACCATTCTGTGCACCCACGGCCACTACGACCATGTGGGCAGTGCGGCTGCGCTGAAAGCAGAGTGGAACGCCACCCTCTACTGCGAAAAGGCAGACCTTGCCGGCGACAGGATGTACCCGCTTTCCGCTGCGGACTGCGGCTACACGGAAGGCGAGCAGATCGCGGTGGACGAGCTGCGCTTTACCGCGTGGCACACCCCCGGCCACACCCCCGGCAGCGTGGTGCTGCTGTGCGGCGAGCATCTGTTCTGCGGCGATACACTGTTTGCAGGCAGCATCGGCCGCACCGATCTGGAGGGCGGCAGCAGCGCACAGATGGCAGACAGCTTGCGCAAGCTGGCACAGCTGCCCATCCCCCGCGAAACACAGGTGCTGCCCGGCCACGGCGAATTTTCCACCTTTGGCGCGGAGCTGGACAACAACTATTATATCCGCAGCGCCCTGCGCGGCGGCAACGACATTTTTTAA
- a CDS encoding DUF5685 family protein, with protein sequence MKGRMRPYLPELTIRDYNTYMRYLRGVRRQMYKSYGFYACHLLRTNGVLFAILSDSLAGRMPTCKRQRVPGTPFQRSMMCQTLGIRQAAQTEILMGWHNLQDRKYSELRPVKRMRRAVDKLLLRRAYDKARQENPALERLFAQEREQAVLQMNLSAKNYALAAEPMSNIYGALYSTLATDDPNQRKSMRYIGSCIGRIFYLLDKAERFEADRRNGQYNVFVVNELNGQAAAIENARRQALAAVNDLMRAYKMLDLKLNDTLLNNIMILGLQHAVYPLEQDADTEKWEIP encoded by the coding sequence ATGAAGGGACGGATGCGGCCCTACCTGCCGGAACTGACGATCCGGGACTACAACACCTATATGCGTTACCTCCGCGGGGTGCGGCGGCAGATGTATAAGTCTTACGGCTTCTATGCCTGCCATCTGCTGCGCACCAACGGGGTGCTGTTTGCCATCCTGTCCGACAGTCTGGCGGGGCGTATGCCCACCTGCAAACGGCAGCGGGTGCCCGGTACGCCGTTCCAGCGCAGCATGATGTGCCAGACGCTGGGAATCCGGCAGGCGGCGCAGACGGAGATCTTGATGGGCTGGCATAATTTGCAGGACCGCAAGTACAGCGAGCTGCGCCCGGTCAAGCGTATGCGCCGTGCAGTGGACAAGCTGCTGCTGCGCCGTGCCTACGACAAAGCACGGCAGGAGAACCCGGCGCTGGAGCGGCTGTTTGCGCAGGAGCGGGAGCAGGCGGTGCTGCAGATGAACCTGAGCGCCAAAAACTACGCCCTTGCGGCTGAGCCCATGAGCAACATCTACGGCGCGCTGTACTCCACGCTGGCTACGGACGATCCCAACCAGCGCAAGAGTATGCGGTATATCGGCAGCTGCATCGGCCGCATCTTCTATCTGCTGGACAAGGCCGAGCGCTTTGAAGCCGACCGCCGCAACGGCCAGTACAACGTGTTTGTGGTCAACGAGCTCAACGGACAGGCTGCCGCTATAGAGAACGCCCGGCGGCAGGCGCTGGCAGCGGTCAACGACCTGATGCGGGCGTACAAGATGCTGGATCTCAAGCTGAACGACACCCTGCTGAACAATATCATGATCCTGGGCCTGCAGCACGCGGTCTACCCGCTGGAGCAGGACGCCGACACCGAAAAATGGGAAATCCCATGA
- a CDS encoding septum formation initiator family protein yields MTNTGRKKRRKNAVVTMAFRLFFVLLLLSMLAAYISNQVTISSKRAELETLNEQVAQQQTENQELQRVLSGDADQITEWVARDSYNYAAPNERIFVDVTGN; encoded by the coding sequence ATGACGAATACGGGACGCAAAAAGCGCAGAAAGAATGCAGTGGTCACCATGGCGTTCCGCCTGTTTTTCGTGCTGCTTTTGCTGAGTATGCTGGCGGCTTATATCTCCAATCAGGTCACCATCAGCTCCAAGCGGGCAGAACTGGAAACACTGAACGAACAGGTGGCGCAGCAACAGACGGAAAATCAGGAACTGCAGCGCGTACTGAGCGGCGATGCCGACCAGATCACCGAATGGGTCGCACGCGACTCTTACAACTACGCCGCACCCAACGAGCGCATCTTTGTGGATGTGACCGGTAACTGA
- a CDS encoding HU family DNA-binding protein: MTKTDLIAQVAANTEMSKKSAEQAVNAVFEALGKAMTEGEKISISGFGTFEVRERAERQGINPRTREPITIAASRSIVFKPGKSLKDTL; the protein is encoded by the coding sequence ATGACCAAGACCGACTTGATCGCACAGGTTGCGGCAAACACCGAAATGAGCAAGAAGAGCGCAGAGCAGGCTGTCAACGCCGTTTTTGAGGCACTGGGCAAGGCCATGACCGAGGGCGAAAAGATCAGCATCTCCGGCTTTGGCACCTTTGAAGTGCGTGAGCGCGCCGAGCGTCAGGGCATCAACCCCCGCACCCGCGAGCCCATCACCATCGCTGCTTCCCGCAGCATCGTGTTCAAGCCCGGCAAGTCCCTGAAGGACACCCTGTAA
- the dtd gene encoding D-aminoacyl-tRNA deacylase produces MRAVIQAVSSASVRVEGGEPRAIGPGIMILLGVRDTDTLDIVPKLADKCAGLRIFPDAEGKLNLSARDLGYSALVVSQFTLYGDTKKGYRPSFIKAAKPPLSVDAYELFLAEMGKHGLKDVQHGEFGAHMQVSLVNEGPCTIIIDTDEWKKKE; encoded by the coding sequence ATGCGAGCAGTCATTCAGGCCGTATCCTCCGCCAGTGTGCGGGTGGAAGGCGGCGAGCCCCGCGCCATCGGGCCGGGCATCATGATCCTGCTGGGGGTCAGGGACACCGACACGCTGGACATCGTGCCAAAACTTGCCGATAAATGCGCGGGTCTGCGCATTTTCCCGGATGCGGAGGGCAAGCTGAACCTGAGCGCCCGGGATCTGGGCTATTCCGCGCTGGTGGTCAGCCAGTTCACCCTTTACGGCGACACCAAAAAGGGCTACCGCCCCAGCTTTATCAAGGCTGCAAAGCCGCCCCTCTCGGTGGATGCCTACGAGCTGTTCCTTGCCGAGATGGGCAAGCACGGCCTCAAGGACGTGCAGCACGGCGAGTTCGGCGCGCACATGCAGGTGTCGCTGGTGAACGAAGGCCCCTGCACCATCATCATTGATACCGACGAGTGGAAGAAGAAGGAGTAA
- the hemZ gene encoding coproporphyrinogen dehydrogenase HemZ produces the protein MKIYITGLPSGYEVEHLARLFYPMAPLTLTPPEPAEDCLWAEKTDTGLRVLVRQGEKSKTLEAPLPLPVEQGGETPEFALASLTYDLLRSWTGIRPPWGKMTGVRPVRLIHDKRAAGWSAEQIDRFFLQRFDCSEQKYEMAKEIADLQEPILQLGSAPKTYSLYIGIPFCPSRCSYCSFVSCNLDRDRKLVQPYVDCLCKEVAEIRVQAERAGLTLCSIYIGGGTPTSLSAAQLRQLMGTVRENFDLSKVVEYTVEAGRPDCTDAEKLAVIKEYGATRISINPQTFSDTVLANIGRKHSAQDILACYADARCAGHEDINMDLIAGLPGDTVEGFEHSLRQAIALQPENITVHTLTLKRASRIVIEDQKENDYADVAAMLEKCHLLAEAGYRPYYLYRQKNTLQNLENVGWCKPGHEGYYNIYIMEEVQTILSAGAGGSTKLVADGGKRMQRIFNFKYPNEYIQRFAEVLDRKKGVAEFYDHDLGTETTG, from the coding sequence ATGAAGATCTATATCACTGGGCTGCCCTCCGGGTACGAGGTGGAGCATCTTGCCCGCCTGTTTTACCCCATGGCACCCTTGACCCTGACCCCGCCGGAGCCTGCCGAGGACTGTCTGTGGGCAGAAAAGACCGATACCGGTCTGCGGGTGCTGGTGCGGCAGGGAGAAAAGAGCAAAACGCTGGAAGCCCCGCTGCCGCTGCCGGTGGAGCAGGGCGGGGAAACGCCGGAGTTTGCCCTTGCCAGCCTGACTTATGACCTGCTGCGCTCGTGGACGGGCATCCGCCCGCCTTGGGGCAAGATGACCGGTGTGCGCCCTGTGCGGCTGATCCACGATAAGCGCGCCGCCGGGTGGAGCGCAGAGCAGATCGACCGTTTCTTTTTGCAGCGGTTCGACTGCTCGGAGCAAAAATACGAAATGGCAAAGGAAATTGCCGACTTGCAGGAGCCGATCTTGCAGCTGGGCAGTGCGCCCAAGACGTACAGCCTGTATATCGGCATCCCGTTCTGCCCCTCCCGGTGCAGCTATTGCAGCTTTGTCAGCTGCAATCTGGACCGCGACCGCAAGCTGGTGCAGCCCTATGTGGACTGCCTGTGCAAAGAGGTTGCAGAGATTCGGGTGCAGGCCGAGCGTGCCGGGCTGACTTTGTGCAGCATCTACATCGGCGGCGGTACGCCCACCAGCCTTTCCGCTGCCCAGCTGCGGCAGCTCATGGGCACCGTGCGGGAGAATTTTGACCTGAGCAAGGTCGTAGAATATACCGTGGAGGCAGGCCGCCCGGACTGCACTGACGCCGAAAAGCTGGCGGTCATCAAGGAATACGGCGCTACCCGCATCTCCATCAACCCCCAGACCTTCTCGGACACGGTGCTGGCTAACATCGGCCGCAAGCACTCGGCACAGGATATTCTGGCTTGCTACGCCGATGCCCGCTGCGCCGGGCACGAGGACATCAACATGGACCTCATTGCCGGTCTGCCCGGCGATACGGTGGAGGGCTTTGAGCACAGCCTGCGGCAGGCCATTGCCTTGCAGCCGGAGAACATCACTGTCCACACCCTTACCCTCAAGCGTGCGTCCCGCATCGTCATCGAGGATCAGAAGGAGAACGACTACGCGGACGTAGCCGCCATGCTGGAAAAATGCCATCTGCTGGCCGAAGCGGGCTACCGCCCCTATTACCTCTACCGGCAGAAGAATACGCTGCAAAATCTGGAAAACGTGGGCTGGTGCAAGCCGGGTCACGAGGGTTACTATAATATTTATATCATGGAGGAAGTCCAGACCATCCTCTCGGCAGGTGCGGGCGGCAGCACCAAATTGGTGGCCGATGGGGGCAAACGGATGCAGCGCATCTTCAATTTTAAGTATCCGAACGAGTATATCCAGCGCTTTGCGGAGGTACTGGACCGGAAAAAAGGAGTGGCTGAGTTTTATGATCACGATCTGGGTACCGAAACGACTGGTTGA
- a CDS encoding YabP/YqfC family sporulation protein, with the protein MEKAAAKPPLPHDLILESRSRLTVTGVQKVLHCSAESAALETGKGILHLSGAQISMQTLDLEAGEAKLTGRFDGLEYTAARAAGSFWHRLLR; encoded by the coding sequence ATGGAAAAAGCTGCCGCAAAGCCGCCGCTGCCCCATGATCTGATCTTGGAAAGCCGCAGCAGGCTGACCGTCACAGGAGTGCAAAAGGTGCTGCATTGCAGCGCCGAAAGCGCCGCGCTGGAGACCGGCAAGGGCATTCTGCACCTGTCCGGCGCGCAGATCAGTATGCAGACGCTGGACTTGGAAGCAGGGGAAGCAAAGCTGACCGGGCGGTTCGATGGGCTGGAGTACACCGCCGCCCGCGCAGCCGGGAGCTTCTGGCACCGGCTGCTGCGCTGA